AGATTGAAAACCTCCCCACCCGCTCCTTCGGCTTCACGCAGGATGATATGACAATGAAAAAGCTCAGCATCTCTCAGGCGTTCCCCTACTTTGGGAAGCTGGGTCTGCGGAGCGAGGTGGCTCAACGGGAGGCCAATGCCATTGGTCTGGCGTATCGGGATAAGCGAAACGAGATCGTGCGACGGGTCAAAGAGGTATTCTACGAACTGTACGCCATCGAGCGTTCGCTGGAGATCGTGGAAGAGAATCGTGAGCTGCTGAAACAATTTGTGAAAATCGCTGAGACGAAATACAGCGTCGGCAAGGGGGTTCAGCAGGATGTCCTGAAGGCCCAGGTAGAGCTGTCGAAATTGCTGGACGAGCAGATCCGGTTGGAACAGAGCCGCCAGGCTGCAGGCGCCAAGCTGAATGCGATCCTGAATCGTCCATCCCACACGCCCCTCGGTCGGACTGAGGACGTGTCTATGGCCGAGGAGACACCGACAGAGCTCACGAAGCTCCAGGCCAAAGCACTGGAGAACCGGCCTCTGCTCAAGGGGCTCCAGGAGGAGATCGAGCGGAGCAAAGCGGCCAACGCGCTTGCCAGAAAGCGCTATTTTCCGGATCTCACCATGAGTCTGGGCTATGCCTTTCGGGAAGACTCCGCCATCGTCAGGCGATCCGACTTCTTTTCGGCGGGGGTATCCGTCAACATCCCCATCTATTTCAGGACTAAGCAGGACCGGCAGGTTGCAGAGACCTCCGCCTTGATCAATTCGGCCAGGGAGCAGTATCAGGCCGCCAGAAACGAGGTGGCCTCGATGGTGCAGGAGTTGGTGGCTGATATCGAGAAGGGACGCAAGCTGATTGATCTGCTGGAGACCGGCCTGATTCCACAAGCCCGACTCTCACTGGATTCTGCTGTTTCCGGCTATCAGGTGGGTAAGGTCGATTTTCTCACCCTTTTGGATAACCGGGTGACGCTCTT
This DNA window, taken from Candidatus Methylomirabilis tolerans, encodes the following:
- a CDS encoding TolC family protein; the protein is MTIALKIGVFILVASIANVGAGGVAAAEEMLRLQPLVREALAANPEIRAEEGKWEAARERPPQEGSLDDPMLNFEIENLPTRSFGFTQDDMTMKKLSISQAFPYFGKLGLRSEVAQREANAIGLAYRDKRNEIVRRVKEVFYELYAIERSLEIVEENRELLKQFVKIAETKYSVGKGVQQDVLKAQVELSKLLDEQIRLEQSRQAAGAKLNAILNRPSHTPLGRTEDVSMAEETPTELTKLQAKALENRPLLKGLQEEIERSKAANALARKRYFPDLTMSLGYAFREDSAIVRRSDFFSAGVSVNIPIYFRTKQDRQVAETSALINSAREQYQAARNEVASMVQELVADIEKGRKLIDLLETGLIPQARLSLDSAVSGYQVGKVDFLTLLDNRVTLFNFEKEYYRTMGEYQTSLARLEWVVGAPVH